In one Verrucomicrobiia bacterium genomic region, the following are encoded:
- a CDS encoding succinate dehydrogenase cytochrome b subunit, translating into MNFTNLFASSIGKKFIMAITGLLLFLFVVAHLAGNLQVFLGPEAINRYGNFLQTNIELIWPARIGLLVIVGLHIWAAIKLSAENRAARPQAYAHYEVVAASYASRTMLMSGLIILAFIIYHLLHFTAQVPGINFTGKNFADLHDAKQQHDIFAMLVLGFQNPLVAAFYVFAMFLLCLHLSHGLSAMFQSLGWKTPAYGPCLDRGARVVAWLIFAGYAIIPIAIQLGYGSSYLKEVLK; encoded by the coding sequence ATGAACTTTACGAACTTATTTGCGTCCTCCATCGGGAAGAAGTTTATCATGGCCATCACCGGCCTGCTGCTTTTCCTCTTCGTCGTGGCCCATCTGGCGGGAAATCTGCAAGTCTTCCTCGGACCGGAAGCCATCAATCGTTACGGCAATTTTTTGCAGACGAATATCGAGCTGATCTGGCCGGCGCGCATCGGCTTGCTGGTCATTGTGGGCTTGCATATCTGGGCGGCGATCAAACTTTCGGCGGAGAATCGTGCGGCGCGACCGCAGGCTTACGCGCATTATGAAGTAGTGGCGGCAAGCTATGCTTCGCGCACGATGTTGATGAGCGGACTGATCATTTTGGCGTTCATCATTTATCATCTACTGCATTTTACGGCGCAGGTGCCGGGAATCAATTTCACGGGGAAAAATTTTGCGGACTTGCATGATGCCAAGCAGCAACATGACATTTTCGCGATGCTGGTGCTGGGTTTTCAAAATCCGCTGGTGGCGGCATTTTATGTGTTTGCGATGTTTTTGTTGTGCCTGCACTTGAGCCACGGCTTGAGCGCGATGTTTCAATCGCTGGGCTGGAAGACGCCGGCTTACGGGCCGTGCCTGGACAGGGGGGCGCGGGTGGTGGCGTGGTTGATTTTTGCGGGTTACGCGATCATACCGATCGCCATTCAGCTTGGCTACGGCAGCAGTTATTTGAAAGAGGTGCTGAAATGA
- a CDS encoding fumarate reductase/succinate dehydrogenase flavoprotein subunit — MKIDSRIPSGPLASKWDQHKFDMKLVNPANKRKFDVIIVGSGLAGASAAATMAELGYKVKCFCFQDSPRRAHSIAAQGGINAAKNYQNDGDSVYRLFYDTIKGGDFRSREANVYRLAQVSVNIIDQCVAQGVPFAREYGGLLANRSFGGAQVSRTFYARGQTGQQLLLGAYQALSRQIGLGTVKMFPRTEMLDVVVIDNQARGIVVRDLVTGEISSHAADAVVLATGGYGNVFYLSTNARGCNVTATWRAYKKGAAFANPCYTQIHPTCIPVSGDHQSKLTLMSESLRNDGRVWAPKKKGDNRPPAQIPEAERDYFLERKYPSYGNLAPRDISSRAAKEACDEGRGVGPGGLGVYLDFSDSIKRLSEDVVRERYGNLFDMYEKITGENAYRMPMRIYPAVHYTMGGSWVDYNLMSSIPGLFVVGEANFSDHGANRLGASALMQGLADGYFILPYTIGNYFASSKPAKVTTDHAEFKKALEGVQTLTKKLLSINGKRSVTSFHRELGKLMWNNCGMARTKASLEENLKRIPELRAEFWENVKVTGENGSLNQDLEAAGRVADFLEFGELLCLDALTREESCGGHFRVEYQTPDGEAQRDDENFSFVSAWEYQGPDKKPLLHKEPLVYEDVHMSQRSYK; from the coding sequence ATGAAAATTGACAGCAGGATTCCCTCCGGCCCGCTCGCCAGCAAGTGGGACCAGCACAAGTTCGACATGAAACTTGTGAACCCGGCGAATAAGCGGAAGTTCGATGTCATTATCGTGGGCAGCGGTTTGGCGGGGGCATCGGCAGCGGCGACGATGGCGGAGCTGGGTTACAAGGTGAAGTGCTTTTGCTTTCAGGACAGCCCGCGGCGTGCGCATAGTATTGCGGCGCAAGGGGGTATCAACGCGGCGAAGAATTACCAGAACGACGGCGATAGTGTTTACCGGCTTTTTTACGATACGATCAAGGGCGGGGATTTTCGGTCGCGCGAGGCGAATGTGTATCGTCTGGCGCAGGTGAGTGTGAATATTATTGACCAGTGCGTGGCGCAAGGAGTTCCGTTTGCGCGCGAATATGGGGGATTGTTGGCGAATAGGTCGTTTGGCGGGGCGCAGGTGTCGCGAACTTTTTACGCGCGCGGACAGACGGGACAGCAGTTGCTCCTGGGGGCTTATCAGGCGTTGAGCCGGCAGATCGGATTGGGCACGGTGAAAATGTTTCCGCGCACGGAGATGCTCGATGTGGTGGTGATTGACAACCAGGCGCGCGGGATCGTCGTCCGCGATTTGGTCACAGGAGAAATTTCTTCGCACGCGGCCGATGCGGTCGTCCTCGCGACGGGCGGTTATGGCAACGTGTTTTATCTCTCGACGAATGCGCGCGGCTGCAATGTCACCGCGACCTGGCGCGCGTATAAAAAAGGCGCGGCATTCGCGAATCCCTGTTACACGCAAATCCATCCGACGTGCATTCCCGTCAGCGGCGATCATCAATCCAAGCTGACGTTGATGTCGGAATCGCTGCGCAATGACGGACGCGTTTGGGCGCCAAAGAAAAAAGGCGACAACCGTCCGCCCGCGCAAATTCCCGAAGCTGAGCGCGATTATTTTCTCGAACGCAAATATCCCAGTTATGGCAATCTCGCGCCGCGCGATATTTCTTCGCGCGCCGCAAAGGAAGCTTGCGACGAAGGCCGCGGCGTCGGGCCCGGTGGACTTGGGGTTTATCTCGATTTTTCCGACTCCATCAAGCGCCTCAGCGAAGACGTGGTGCGCGAGCGTTACGGAAATCTTTTCGACATGTATGAAAAGATCACCGGCGAAAATGCCTATCGCATGCCGATGCGCATTTATCCCGCGGTGCATTACACGATGGGCGGGTCGTGGGTGGATTATAATTTGATGAGCAGCATCCCGGGGTTGTTCGTGGTGGGCGAGGCGAATTTTTCCGACCACGGCGCGAACCGCCTTGGCGCCAGCGCGCTCATGCAAGGCCTGGCCGACGGTTATTTTATTTTGCCTTACACCATCGGAAATTATTTTGCGTCCAGCAAACCTGCGAAGGTCACGACCGATCACGCTGAGTTCAAGAAGGCGCTCGAAGGCGTGCAGACCTTGACGAAAAAATTGCTTTCGATCAACGGCAAGCGCAGCGTCACGTCGTTCCATCGCGAGCTTGGAAAATTGATGTGGAACAACTGCGGCATGGCGCGCACCAAGGCGAGCCTCGAGGAAAATCTCAAGCGCATTCCCGAGTTGCGCGCGGAGTTCTGGGAAAATGTGAAAGTCACCGGCGAGAATGGCTCGCTGAACCAGGATCTCGAAGCCGCGGGCCGCGTGGCGGACTTTTTGGAATTCGGCGAATTGCTTTGCCTCGATGCCCTCACGCGCGAGGAATCCTGCGGCGGCCATTTCCGCGTGGAATACCAGACGCCCGACGGCGAGGCGCAGCGCGACGACGAAAATTTCTCGTTCGTCAGCGCGTGGGAATATCAGGGCCCGGACAAAAAACCGTTGTTGCACAAAGAGCCGCTCGTTTACGAGGACGTGCACATGTCGCAACGGAGTTACAAATAA
- a CDS encoding succinate dehydrogenase/fumarate reductase iron-sulfur subunit — MNLTLKIWRQKDAQDAGRIETYEAKDIIPDMSFLEMLDVVNEGLIARGEEPIAFDSDCREGICGTCSLVINGKAHGGQEGTTACQLHMRRFKDGDTITVEPWRARAFPVLKDLVTDRSAFDRIIQAGGFVSVNTGGTPDANALPVGKVESDRAMDAAQCIGCGACVAACKNASAMLFVSAKVSHLSLLPQGQVEKDQRVANMVKQMDVEGFGNCTVTGSCEAVCPKEISLSFIAKMNRDYSVALLKGTK, encoded by the coding sequence ATGAATTTAACTTTGAAAATCTGGCGGCAGAAGGATGCGCAGGATGCGGGCCGGATCGAGACCTACGAGGCGAAGGACATCATCCCCGACATGTCGTTCCTCGAAATGCTCGACGTGGTGAACGAGGGCTTGATCGCGCGCGGCGAAGAGCCGATTGCGTTTGACTCGGATTGCCGCGAAGGCATTTGTGGGACGTGCTCGCTGGTCATCAATGGCAAGGCGCACGGCGGACAGGAAGGCACGACGGCTTGCCAGTTGCACATGCGCCGGTTCAAAGACGGCGATACCATCACCGTCGAGCCGTGGCGCGCGCGGGCGTTTCCGGTGTTGAAAGATTTGGTTACTGACCGCAGCGCGTTTGATCGCATCATCCAGGCAGGTGGTTTTGTTTCCGTGAATACCGGCGGCACACCGGACGCCAATGCGCTTCCCGTCGGCAAGGTCGAAAGCGACCGCGCGATGGATGCCGCCCAATGCATCGGTTGTGGCGCGTGCGTGGCTGCCTGCAAGAATGCTTCAGCGATGCTGTTCGTCTCCGCCAAAGTTTCGCATCTGAGTTTGTTGCCGCAAGGGCAAGTTGAGAAAGACCAGCGCGTCGCGAACATGGTCAAGCAAATGGATGTCGAGGGTTTTGGTAATTGCACCGTCACCGGTTCGTGCGAGGCGGTTTGTCCAAAGGAA